The sequence GGTCTAAATCTAATGAGACATACGTCaccaaaaaattgaaattacGTTTAGATTGGTTGATTTAAGATGAcgtgtttcattttttttccaacttgttttgattaaaaacttgaaataaattccaaattCACTAAATAAGCATATAATTTTAGATTTTGATAAATTGCAAATACATTCAACATGAACGTTATTTGAAATTATCTATTTTCctcatatcaaaatcaaacaatttatttatttataaaaaattcttACGTTACCATTTTACGGATTAATCGATGTTACTCGAACATTGCATGAATAGAAATTCAACATCTTTTTATAAAAACATCTCGCGTAAGAAAAAAACTGTCATCTAACACATAAACAATGTACATATGCTAACATCGAATTAACTCCGACCTAACTTAACTcatttaaaaatattgtttattatATTTCGATCCATTCACTTAACAAATATAGATAATTAttccataataatatatatatatatatatatatatatatatatattgagtggATATTAGGTCCCACAAATACGGAAGGAACAAACGTAGAGATCTTGGATGGCCCAGCGTGTTAAAGAGTGGCATCTGTCGCTTTACGACCGGCATGCCCTCCCCCTCTACACGTGATTCCCATTTTCAAACTTTCTTTCCAATTTTCATCATATCCATTATTTAATCTCATCCCATAGTTGTAAGggttagagaaaaaaaaaattctatgtaCTAAACTGAAATTTGAGAAATTGAGGAGTTCAATTAAAATATGTTGATTTATAATGAGATTATTCTCAATTTGATTctttattttaggtcttttccCTGATTTGGtctttatattttcatttatcCAATTTAGTCCCCCAATTTTCACCGTGTTTTTACAATTGGTTCATCCGTCTAATTAAGCGATAAAACTAACGGAGTTGACCTGCTTAGCCCATTCATGCTTCACTTCTCACCTCTTCAACCTGCAAACCCATCTTTATCAATTTTTCTTTCTCCTAAACGTTGTAAACCTAATCTATTcccaagttttttttttgtttcgtgGTGGCCCATCGATGTCCAAATGCGATGGTGCCCCTATTCCGACAGCTTAGGATTTGTGATTCAAATTATTTGAATCTCTCTCTTAATTTTCCTGTGGATTGACTGTGCTATGATTTAGAGCTACTCTCTTTCATCTTGAATATACACTTATTTTCTCTTATTTTGGGCTCTGGATTTTTGCGGCTTGGTGATATggagttttaaaaaaatgaaaatatcgACGGGCTACACATGTGAGCAATTGTACACTATTCTTATCGGATCTGCGGCCGGTCTTCGGTGGGCTTTGGGATCTCTCCGCTCGAACAGATGGTGCAATGCAAGTCAAATAGATGGTAaacaaaaatgattttaaattcgAGCGGCCAAATTCGATGGAACGATTTTAACTCTGACTTAGGGTTTATAGCATTTAAGAGAAAGAGAAATTGATGAAGATGAATTTACAGGTTGAAGAGGTGAGAAGTGAAGCTTAAATGGGATAATCGTGTCAACCCCGTTAGTTTTAACGCTTAATTGGACGGATTGACCAATTGCGAAAACAAAGTGAAAATCGGAGAACTAAATTGAGTCGATGAAAAAATGgaagaacaaataaaaaaaaatgacctAAAATGAGGGACCAAATTAAGAATTATCTAATTTTATAATATAGATCATGACCAGTTTCAATACGATAATAAGTAAATTTCTAGTGCAATATAAAACAGAGTATGAATACGGGATCGGAGATAGAAGTCATTATCTCCTATCTCTTTGGTTTCGATAGATGTAGATGAATATAGTCGGATTAAAAACATCTTGTGTGCTATATTCTTAAGTAAAATAATAGGAAATTTATTTGGTTTTACTAATATTAAATAGTCCTTACAAATTTCACTGTTAAAGCAGTTTATAAATgaatgttttttattattacaaTGCACTTTTTGTAAAgttaaaatatttcatttaaCATTATATTATACGATCGAGCATATCCGACATTATATTCTCCATTGGGATTGTGTTCATCCGCTAACATCGAGTAATACGTACGGAGGCGCATGCTTATGAGTGCATTGAGTGGGAATTTGGAACTGGAGAAAAAgaattttttcaataatttatttatcgaACAAAATGTAAAGTTAAGTGAGCGTATACTCTACTATCATAATAATCCTTTTcactaataataattatttttgttgattAACAATAATTACATTCGATGAATTATGAGCAATTATAATTTTTGCTAACGCTAGTCATTTTCTCCGACCGTGGTACTAGAATCAAGATCCCATGTTCGTTTCAATCAGTTGAGGTGATGCGTGTTGAGAGAATGATTAGTGagaaattaaacaataattatatcCGTATGAGTGAAATACTCAAAATagtgttttttttataacaCTACTTGAAttagtatttgatttaaatattttgaatatatatatatatatatatatattaattttgttCCCCTGCACAAATTTTGTGTGCACCCTGTGATGTTCGCGTGAACATCTGAGATGTTCTCGCGaacatctgattttttttttagatattCGCGCGAACATCCCGCGGTGCACACAAAATTCCTGCACACTGGTGTGCAGTGGATCatgactaatatatatatacacacacttgcaatatttcaaattttctacAGGAAGTTGGATAAAAAtcataaagaaataaatatttaaagttAAATTAAAATCTTATTGCAGCTATAAGTTATCAAATTTAATATCTTGGTCAAGTCTAAATCAACATAATGGTACTACTCATGCGTGACATGTTGCCCATTTTAATTTGTTAGGTCCATATTAATTCCTTCATATAGTTGGTTGACTGgactaaaaattatttatatcgaTTATCAAAAGTTTTAATTTGTTCCCTTTATTTCAGTGCACATATAATTTTTGAGTTGGTCTTTCGTAGGATGGTCTCGCGAATATAGAATTGTATTGTAATGGGCTGATTCGATATACTATAAAAACAATACTTTGGATTTAAAAGtggtattttttttatcaataggACAAATCTCACAAAATGAACTCGTTAAACAATTTAATACTTGAtaacattttttataaaaaaaaaaaaaaaaaaaacctatctCGGTTCACATAGTTGATGAGGACCATTGGAAATCAATTAAATGGTCCACTTTGTCTGAATTGGAATTGGCTGCGTGCAAGCTAAACAATAATTAATATGCATCAATATTATCAACTGAAATATTCTATATATCAATATTTGAGCTTCTTTGTTTTTTTAGACTTGTTATCTATATTTGGGTTTCGATCCTTCATCTAAGACTCACAAGTTACAGTACCATTAACACACCGACAGCCCTTCAAATGCAATCTCtaacatataaattttatttatttttttcattttaaaaaataaaataaaggttattttttttataattatgaaTCACTAATTGTCAATATTATTGTATTACTCGTGTACATTTATTTCACTTAATTTCTGCTCCATATAGCTGCCTAGAAAAAAGTAGCGGTGAAAACCATATCACTATGATAGATCATAGATGGTGGGAACACCTGATCAAGCTCAAATTATAGTATAGGGAcgtcaaaataaataataaattttcaaataatttgatGCATAAATTAGTTTGAAAGTAGAATTATTTAAAGCTTCCAGGTTTCACATTTGTCACGcaatttttcccaaaaaaaaaaaaaaaaggtttttaTATATCATCGAATGACGTTTGCTAGTACACAAACTTCAACTCTAGAATACAAAAGAAAATGACCCAAAATTGGCTCCAACTTCTTGAtccattttcttttattataatatattatatttatatagaaAAAAATACGAATATCCCAAAATGTTTATGGGCATACATGGTCACGTCTCTTGTGACAAATGGGCACGAATCGGACGGTCGATTAGATATATTCCAACTGATTATGTAAACTTTCTTCttttaagaataaaataaaataaagaataataATTGCCAtcatatatatcatcatcaGACTTCTGAAAAATGGGGGATATATCTTATCTCGGAGATTGAAGTGGGAATTGTCAAAGGAGAATTGAGTGCAAGCAAACAATTGTCGTAATCGGAACATATCACGGAGTTGGTGCTTAGATTAGTTGAATGGTGCAAAGACTATTTGGAATCTCCCCATTCCCATTTTTTCCAAAGCGAATCATCACCCCGACCCATTTATAGAAATCGATCGCATCACATACACGCACATCTTTACTTGTGTAACGACGTAATTTactgcataaaaaaaatatatattataatcgCGCACTAAAGTGAATTTAGCATGATACGAATTCTCATATCGATTCATAGAATAATTAATTATGAAGAAAATGAATCCCGTGACAAGGCAATTGGTATGCTATGCATTTGGGGACACAACATCTTAAAGAAAACATGCCTTTACCCCATAAAAAAAAAGCGAACAAACCATGGATAGAACAAAACTAAAGAAAGCCCCAAGGGAAGGGGATATATGCCCATACCGTGCTGGTGCTTTCTCTCTTCTTTTTATAATCAACTTTATTGTACAATGCATGTAAGGACATGGAAATGTGTTTGTCACACCATTTGTCCATTATCGAGACATGTACCAAAGATAAAAGTTGGGGGGGTGTGGGGGCTTCAAATCAAATACTTGGTTGGAAGCATATAAATTTGGGATCCAATCAAAGCTAGCATCATGGGTACCCCCAACTTTGTACACTAGTGGAAGAGAAGGGGGGGCATATGTATTACATCCATCTCAACTTCGAATTGCTTTTGTTTCTTCCTCTGCTTTCCCACGTTACATCTTTTATTATAAACGGTTAAAAAGACTACGTAACCCCACCCCAAATATCATTCCCACCTCTATTCCTATGGAGAAAAGTGACAAAAAGATGCGGCAATTCAAAATTCTTTATTGCACTAATGTATCTAATCCATTCTTCCATGTCACAACCCCAAAACAAACTAAAAAAGAACTATATCTGAGTTTGTGGTTACAATCTTTGAAATTAAAGATTAAACGAGAGCATAAGAATCCATCCACTAATTAAGTTGTAGGACAATAAAGACTAGTTCACTTCACCAATATATTCCATTAGTAAGAGCTAGGAAATGGAGATTTTGGTGGGAAACCCAACTCACCATTAATCTTGGCTTTATATTATCATTACAAAAAATTATGCTCGCTGGCTAGCTACTCTCCTTCTCTGCCCCCACTTGCTCTTAACATGAATCATGTTAGTGGGAAACCTTTTTTTCCCTGTGGAGCCAAATGTAGACAAGAACTAACACATGATACCCAAGACACATGCCATTTAGATTTGTTCAACTGGTTGATGAGATTATATCTTAATATTATATCAAAATTACTTTAATTTCAATTACTTCTTTTCAGatacatattaaaataataatcagtAGGTATTTTTTTTGTGGATTTTGGACTGAGATTGGACATGCCAGTTCCTTTTTCAATTGGATTCAAAGTACTAATAATTCCATAGCAAAGAAGACAAAGTGGGGGAGGGATATATAGAATGGATGGATGTCCTATGTTTTGAAATCTTGCCCAACTTTTTCCCCATGAAATTCTCACATTCCAACAGTGAAGTAGACAAAAGACTAGAGAGAAGTTGAAAGTGACACAACCAATTAAGAATCAGCCAACACACTTTTAAACCAAGTAAAATTTCCACACCACCACTATATATTTATGGGAATTAATGCATAATGCTGTGTTGGCAACTACtacgtgcagaaatgaaagaATCCCTTTGGCCCACCATTGCTGGACTCTACAAAATCAACACCCCACCCCCTACCCCCTACCCCCTACCCTACCCACCAAGTTGCGTGCATGGCCATCGATCGAGTGGTCCCCTCTTACACTTTCAGAACAATGTGGGTAAAATTTTTCAAGTTCATCTAACTTTTACGACAATAACTAACATGCCAATATATAGACGTTGGCACTTGGCCGACCCTGCTACATAGCGTGAAGGAGAGGTCGCATCCACATATAAAACAACCAACAACGAAAAATTTAACGTTTACCGATAATATTTCGGGGTAATCCTATATGTACACGGAACGTTACACGTTAGGTTACACAAtacacttgaaattacatgattattcctgcattttatttggaaaaaatatttcaaaaatgcatgttggataatcatgtaatttcaagtacattgtgtaacccaacgtgtaacctTTCGCGTACAAGTGGCATTACCCAATATttcgacatatatatatatatagatctgATTTCGCCGTCGGCCTATTTCTTGAGATATTTTCGGGTCCACCTCTATATACCACATAATTATGAGGAAGGATTATAAGTTCGCCTTATTTTCGCTATGCCAAGTCATGAAGAACTATTCCATTAAAAGAGTCTCTATTGCGCATAGATTGCACCAAGCTGCAAATTTTCCATTTACTAGTCAAATAAATTAACCGCGAGTCCAGTAGCTACTTCATTATAACATGAAACTGGATGGGACAGCTATTGTAAGACATGGACTTTCGAAAATGTAATAAGAAAAGGTAGTGCTGCAGCTACCCATCCTAGTTGGGGAAATTGCCAACCTCTTACGGCATCACGAAAAATCGTATAAATTTCCAGGATTTACCATAATTAATGCATGCATTAGATAGTATCACACAATTCATGCAAATGATCAAGAAAATGGTAACTACATAACTTTAAGTTTTACAATCATGGGTTTACTAGCTAGCTAGACAGTTGATGCATTTTACGAATAAGATGAATAGGTTGAAAAAATATAAGTAATCAATCTTTTGACTCCATTAACTTAACTGCAGGGAGAAAATTTTACCCAGTGAAATATGCATGAATGGTAAGAAACAAGAATAATGAAGATGTAACCACATTGGTTAGGAGGGCCCCGGAAGGCCATTATTGGGCAGAGATGGTCCTCTGATAATTCCATAAGAGCCCAAAATTTCAAAGTTAGTAATCAGAAACCCAATCTTGTCAGTACAAAAAGGGTCAGCCAACAGCAGATTGCAATTCATTGAATGCCTCTGGGCCACCTGAAAAGGCCTAAAATACATATACAATGAAACTGCAAGCCTGTTTCTGTGAGCATTGGAAATTATTAAAATTGATCTCACCAAATCTGATATTTTGGGTATTATGATGGATGGGGACTGCAGGGTACAAGGGCAGAGGCCCACTGTGAATCGGATGTAGACTTTATAGTTTGAGGAGACATGGATATTCCAGACATTAAATGCTCATTCATTTCACCAACGTGAAATGTAGGTCGATCTTTCCTTGTATTTGGCCTTGCAAGAAAAGGACAATACACCACAATTCTCACTATATCTCAtcatttcttttctttctttctttttctttttctttttcccctGTGAAAACTGCTGTTTTTAACCTCACTTGCAATAGTAAATTTCCACCTCCAATTAAATTTACTtcaaccaaaaaaaaacaaaaaaaactaaaatctaTTTTTTTACGTGGTTCAAAAAGCATCATATGCATTGTCATAATTGAGCCATTTACTGAGCCAATTCTTTTGACATCTTTGAGGCACAAGACATCTAACTTTCCACAAGGGATGCTATTTTGGTGATTCAAGAACATAAATATTGGCCCCATTAcaaaaataaagattttttaTGAAGCAAAAGGACTTGCATGTTGCGGAGGAAATTACGCTTTCCTTTACCAAAGTAATAATAGTACATTTATTTTGCAAATTTGCAACACACATTTATCGCGGGGAAAAAAACATCAATTAATTTCAAGAAAGACTAAAAGAAGAGGTATCGGGCCACTACCACTTTTGTCAAGTGACATAAATCACTTCTCTTTGAAGAAGAGACGTTGGTTGGAATCCACTAAAAATTTCAAGTTTCATAGAGTATCACAATCTCATGCTTGcaaattcaatatttgactGGATTGctccaaataaaaataaaaaagttcaATATTCATAAGTGGAATATCTTTTATTTGTCCTATATATATgttcataaatttaatttttttaaaaaaattccattTCTCCAATTACGTGCAAAAAGAAGACTAActagtgaaatttttttgagtCGGAAGACGTTCTGTTATATATGGGCCTCTTGCTAATTTTTTCAGTTGGACTTGTGAGAGAGGCCTGGTTTCATTTATAATGGGCTTCTCATTAGATGCGGAAATTGGGCTTTTCTGTGTTATGTATGGGCCTTTTGTTAGTTCTGAGGTTGACCATTATGgaataaacttttttttttttgaaacctgaaataaactttttttaaaaaaataaaactcggAATTTATTTCTTAATTGAATCTGTACGCAGAATTATCTATAAATTTTGAAATCATTAGGACTAAAATGTGTTCAAGTATAACCATGAAATCCAATATCGCATAATGGCACTGAAATCATATCAACATTTCAAGATATAACCACAGTAATATGGTTGATATATCATATATTGTTCAAAAGAATGTAAcggagaaaagaaaataaagttgGCGCTAAACTAAAATACACATTTATATATAACTGCACGTAATGAATTCTACACTTTGTAGAATTTCTTGTACCGTAAGTTTTACAAAATCATCGAAGAAATAATACACATGATGAAAAGTTACAAATTTTGACCAGATTTAGTATGCATAAAGCTCGGCCAGTTCGTCCAACGAATCCAAAGTGAGTGTAGGATCAGCATTATCGAGCATCCACAAGAGATGATCAAACAACACAACCTCACATTTCACCAAGAGATCGGGATCGCGACCCGGACCCGATTTTTCATTGGATTTCTCGATGAGAGCGTTCAACAAAGGATGGTTCAAGTGCTTGTAGCTGACCACGTATCTTTTCCTCGAACTCCCGACGAATATGGTCTCACAAGGCTCCTCGAAATCTATATGATCATGACCCATATCCCACAACTCTTGAAAGCCGCGATCCCGAATATTGGATTTGGATCTCAAACTATAATTGTAGGATAGGGTCCGGCTCATTTGCTTTGAAAATGTCTTGCATTTCCTAAGTATGTTGTTTAATTTCTTCatatgaaattattttttgtgTGAGGAGAGGGACGTACATATTTTTATGTGTGGCTTGATATATACTACTACTCCAAAGGGTACTGAGGGTGGATTTGGTTTAGGGTGGGTGGAGGGTCGGTGTTTTTGAACCCACTCCCAACCGAAATTTTTGATTTGACACAAACATGTCATCTTCTTTGCACAAATAACAAAAGGCTATCTATGTTCATGAATCTACTACATTCGTGTGATTTTGTGTGTATTTGTACCTTGGCTTCTTTTGGTTATCTCATCTTGAacaattcttattatttttacgtGTTTTCTGAAACGGGACATATGTACTATAAAAGCATCATGGGTATgggtaaaataaataatttatgtaaaaaaaataaaaattgtataaGCTTCGAATTATCTCCAATTATTTTCTATATTATATGCTCATGATCGATTTAATTTCGTCGAAGAGGGGGGAAGAAACTCGTCGGGCATCAATTTAATGCACGAATCCCACAAGCAACAGATTAAATTCATGTGGACTTGAACGAACATCGAAGAAAAAGACATAGAGAGGTATGGACACTTGATTCGCTTCAAATCGGTGTGCACATGTAACATTTGTCGCCAAGCTTAAACCCCAGCcacatttcatatttttatattgaattttttaacAGAGCTCATGTTAAAACAATGGTTTCTTATTTCTTGGGGTTTGGGCAACCCATGATACATGTATATGGGTATAATTCGAGACATTGTATTAGAAACAAATGAATCGAGCGAATTAGAAATTCGAACCAAACTGAATTCAAAtaggaaaaaattattttttcagaATTCGAGCGAACTAATAAATTTGATCTACAGACTACAGCTCATACACACAACACATAAGAATGTATAAAATAACATTAGATAGGAAACAGTTAATATTCAATATTCGAGTGAACTAACAAATTTGATCCATCcctcaaaaaaacaaaaaaaaaaaaaaaaattgatccaCAGCTCATATATACACGGGCGCGCACACAAACAAGAATCTTCAGAAGAACATTAGCCACCAAGAAAGCATCATTGCAAATTGATTTAGTGAATAATAACCAAGGGAATCATTATTTAAAAAGAGCTTAGCTTCCAAGTAATCTGCTTCGCTTAAAAACCAAAACACATGTTACGGACTACAAATAAAAATTCGTATAGCAGGAGATCTACTTTGGAAAGTACTACCGTCAATACTAACAAAGACGCTAAAATCACACAACAGTAGATCAAATTCTATTATGCTTGCTTCAGTTCCGTCTACCATGGTCACGGTCGCGGTTGCGGTCACGATCGCGAACATCGTCTCTAGAACTTCTACTATCTGAATATCTATCTCCACCTCTTCTTTTATAACCATCATTAATATCATGTCTATCCCTGTCACTCCCTCGAATTTCCTCACCAGCACTTCTCTTCTTCGCTTCGTATCCATTTATCCCGTCCCCATGGCCAATATCATCACCATGCCTCTTTTTGTACGTTCTCTCATCCCGCTTGTATCCATAGACATCATTCCCACGCTTTTTTACAAACTCTGTGTCATCCATTTTATATTTATGTCTATCGTCGCCGTCGTCATGATGTCTTCTTTTATGTTTTTCATGGTCTGTCTGGTTCCTGTGGTAAGAACCTTCGGTTTTTCTTCCATCATTTCGGTCATTTGGTTCTGGTCCATCTCTCTGTCTTCTCATGTGTGGACTTCTTTGGCGTCTCATGTATCCCGATCTTTCTCGGTgttcctcacttctatcatcccGCCTCTGCAAGCTATGTGGGCCTCTCCTCCTGTCATCCTGATCTTTGGGGTGATTAAGATCATGTCGTTTACTATCTTGTTT comes from Henckelia pumila isolate YLH828 chromosome 4, ASM3356847v2, whole genome shotgun sequence and encodes:
- the LOC140867640 gene encoding auxin-responsive protein SAUR78 produces the protein MKKLNNILRKCKTFSKQMSRTLSYNYSLRSKSNIRDRGFQELWDMGHDHIDFEEPCETIFVGSSRKRYVVSYKHLNHPLLNALIEKSNEKSGPGRDPDLLVKCEVVLFDHLLWMLDNADPTLTLDSLDELAELYAY